A single genomic interval of Natronoarchaeum philippinense harbors:
- a CDS encoding DMT family transporter, translating to MADRRTILAFVAASVLFGGTFVAAKAGLSYFPPLLFVALRFDVAAVALAAFAVATTDREGLIPRTRGDAVGIVATGVLAIGLANALLFVGQQYATSAVGAIVFSLNPILTPVFAAVLLADERLSARGAVGMVLGLVGVALVVDPSLAMLVDGGVGKLFLFAGAVSGALGSVLIRRAESTLSSTVRTAWGLPLGAALSHALSLGAGESPAAIVWTPEAVLALAYVGLFAGAVAYIAYFGLLDRAGAIRANLIFYVVPAVSTLGGWALLGESIAPLAILGFLTIFAGFAVLGSEEVDAAALRRRLATRLPDAVAERADADDRLGLGEEPRGFESD from the coding sequence GTGGCCGACCGCCGGACGATCCTCGCCTTCGTCGCCGCAAGCGTCCTCTTTGGCGGCACGTTCGTCGCCGCGAAGGCCGGGCTGTCCTACTTCCCGCCGCTGCTGTTCGTCGCGCTGCGCTTCGACGTTGCTGCCGTCGCGCTGGCGGCGTTCGCGGTGGCGACGACCGACCGCGAGGGACTGATTCCGCGCACCCGCGGCGACGCCGTCGGCATCGTCGCCACCGGCGTGCTGGCGATCGGACTGGCTAACGCCTTGCTGTTCGTCGGCCAGCAGTACGCCACCAGCGCCGTCGGCGCGATCGTGTTCAGCCTCAACCCGATCCTCACGCCCGTGTTCGCCGCCGTCTTGCTGGCCGACGAACGGCTTTCGGCCCGCGGCGCCGTCGGGATGGTGCTGGGACTGGTCGGCGTCGCGCTGGTCGTCGATCCCTCGCTTGCGATGCTGGTCGACGGCGGCGTCGGCAAGCTGTTCCTGTTCGCGGGCGCCGTCAGCGGCGCGCTCGGGAGCGTCCTCATCCGCCGAGCCGAGAGCACGCTGTCGAGCACCGTTCGGACCGCGTGGGGCCTGCCGCTCGGCGCTGCGCTGTCGCACGCGCTCAGTCTCGGTGCCGGCGAGTCTCCGGCCGCGATCGTCTGGACGCCGGAGGCCGTGCTGGCGCTGGCGTACGTCGGCCTCTTCGCCGGCGCCGTCGCCTACATTGCCTACTTCGGGCTGCTCGACCGGGCCGGCGCGATCAGGGCGAACCTGATCTTCTACGTCGTCCCCGCGGTCTCGACGCTCGGCGGCTGGGCACTGCTCGGCGAGTCGATCGCGCCGCTGGCGATCCTCGGCTTCCTGACGATCTTCGCCGGCTTCGCGGTGCTGGGCAGCGAGGAGGTCGACGCGGCGGCGCTACGCCGCCGGCTCGCAACGCGGCTGCCTGACGCCGTCGCAGAGCGTGCGGACGCCGACGACC